CATTGATACGCGCCCTCATACCAAGGATTATCCGCCCGATACAAAACAGGGAATGATGCTATGCCAGCTACGCCTATTAACAAAAAACCATACTTTTGACAGCCGTTATCATACCTACCTGCACTATCCAAAGGATGGTGGCAACGCGATGGACAGGCTAGATAAAGGGCAATGGTGCACTCAGTTTCCTTTTCACTTTTTCCCAAACCCAACATCAGATAACGAATATACAGCGATAAATGTATTTTTTTATCAACCAAGAGGCATTACACATCTCGAGGAAGCAAAACAGCAACAACTACTCGACTATATACTTACGTGTATAGACAAAATGCTACCCAAACTTTCTGATAGCATAGTTGAACATCACTTTTTCGATGCACAATCCTTTTTTGATGAATTTCATCAATGGCCGCAGGTCATGCCATTTATCTGGCATGGCAACAAACCATCTAACCAAACCGGCAGTCAACATATATTTCGTGGTGGGCATACAGCCTACCCACCGGGCGATCATGCTGGTGCAGCTGTTTTATCCGCCGAAATTGTCAGCAACTTAGTGATGAAGGAGACCCCCTAATGGATCAACAAAGACGAAAAATTATCAAACTGATGGCTACGGGTAGCGCAATGGTCACTTTAAGCCCAAGCCTACATGCCAATCAGTTACTTGAGAAAAAAGTAAAATTACCACCGCAAGTTGGAGGAGGTATGTGTGGTGTCGATCTGAGTAAATACTATTTAAACGATAACAAAACTTGATAACAGGAGGGTTTTCCCCTCCTTTTATTTCTGGCGCGAATATTCAATAAGTTCTCTCTTCCTTTAATTACATTACGTAAATAGCACTGGAAAAGGAAAAGACATGACAGAAATGAACTCCCTACAAACTTGGCTCACTACAGCGCAGGTGAGTAATAAAAAACATCTCAATTCACGCGCCATGTTTGCATACAGCTTACAAATTGATGCGCTAACGGGCGGCCATTTCAAGGCTCGTCGTAGCTGGAAAAGTGCAAGTGATGAAGAAATAGCCGTTGAGGAGGTTGTGTGGTGTCAACAACACGGGCTGGTTAGCGCGCAAATGTCCCAACCCCATTTACAAGAAAAAGGCTGCTTAGAAGTCAACCAATTTAAAGGCATTAGCGTATTGAGTAGCTATCGGACTAAGCATAGCGAAAAAAAGAAACCGCTCATATTTGCAAATTTACCTTGCACATTGCTGAGCGTGCCATTCGAAATTGCAAAGCATTGGCAGGATTTAATGCAAGGCAAGCGTATTCACTTAGATTACACCGTACTCAAAGTACAAGCACATACAGGGATAACACTTCATAAAAAAGAAACAGACTCCAGCACGGTTATCAGTGTCACACCAAAAAAGTGGTTTTGGCGCCTGCTATTTGGTTCAACTGACTTTCATTATGAAAAAGGTTCTCAGCGACTGATTAAAATTGACGGTCTGTTAGAACCGAGAGACCGAAATATAAAGGGTAAGTACGTTGAGTATCTCGGACTGGCGAGATTTGATAAGGCAATCGACTTTGGCTTTTTTAGGGGATTATAAATGACAAAAACGGTATTAATAACTGGCGGCACGCGTGGCGTTGGAGAGGCATTAGTGACACTATGCTTGTCAAAAGGCTATCAGGTTATCGCAACTGGAAGCAGCACCGCTTCAGTTGCCAACGCAAAAACAAAGCAACCAAACGTAAGCTGGTATGTATGCGACTTATCCGAGCAAGCACAGCTCACCTCCTTAGCTAACGAGTTAGAGGGAAAAACTCTGGATATCGTGTTTCATAACGCAGGCGTGCAGCAGCCTAGGGATTTATTTGTAACAAATAATGAAGTCATTTCAGTTGAGCAAGAAACCCAGATTAATTTTACCGCCCCCATCATGCTCACCCGATTATTGTTCGATAATATCCGTCGTAGCAACGGCACTTGGGTATTCGTTACTTCAGGGTTGGCAATCGCGCCAAAGCAAAGCTCACCAATATACTGTGCAAATAAAGCTGGACTACGAGCTTTTTGTAAGTCTTTTAGTGGGCAAATCAAATTACATCAGAGTCAAATCAAGGTCTGTGAGGCCATTCTCCCGTTAGTGGATACCGATATGACCAGAGGTCGGGGCACAGGAAAAATCACGCCAGAACAAGCAGCACAAGAAATCGTTGCTGGCGCTTTGAAAGGTCAAGCAGAAATCAAAGTAGGAAAAATGCGCGCTGTGATGTTACTGAGAAAGTTATTTCCCAATCTCATCGAAAATATCATGTTAAAAGCATAAGGATAGAAACCATGACGACTAAAGTGACATTAGCACGAAGGGTGCTAAATTGGATTTCAGAAAATGGCAAAAAACCTAAAGCAATCGCGGTGCTTTCCGGATTATCGGTTGGTGATTTCTTTGTTCCGGCATTGCCAACTCAAACATCAGTCATGCTACTGGCTTGGCTACAACCAAAAAAAATACTGACCATCGCACTGATGTTTGCAATTGCGGCGGCAGTCGGGTCAAGTATCCTCATTCTCCTCGCCACAATATTAGAAAGCTTTTTACAAAGTGCTATCCCTTCTCAGGATTCCGCTAACTTTGAAAAATGGCAAACATTTAAGCACTACATTAATGAATATGGACTATACGCGTTAGCCTTGATGTCGCTACTTCCGACGCCACCAAGAACCATGGTTGTATTGAGTTTACTGGCTGGAATATCTGGGTATTTGATTGTAGCAACAGTGTTTTTTGGCAAGTTACTGTGGTTCACAGCCGTAGTTCTTATTGTCTCACGTGCACCAAACTGGTTACCCAAAATACCTTGGATAGGAAAGAAGATAGCCAAAACAATTACTTTCCAACAACAGCAGTTAAAACAAAACGTCACGCAACCTATATCAAATAAATAGCCAAAGCTTTGGACAAAAAGACAAAATATGAATAATCATATAGTGCCCCGCAGTGCCGCTTTTGCCAGCAGCACCATGTTAAACTTGCTACAAACAGGGTTAGAGCGGCTTACAGCTGGGTGCTGTTCAAATAATAACGGCTTTAATCATGCGCTTGTCCCGCTTGAAACGAAAAAAGAGTTTGTGTCCTACGTTGCCTCACAATATGGCCTAGAAACATTGCTAAAAATTGCCATTGGTGTTGAAACACTCCTCGATACACCCACTGGCAACGCATTGTTATATCAAAGCTCACCAACATCTCTTATCCATAAATGGCAACGGCTGGAAAAGTATATACATAGTAATCATTTTATTGACTGCGACTTTACCGACACTTACGTAAAGATCCGCCATCGTTCAAGAACCAGCATTCAGCCTTCATGTGCTGAGGACTTAGCGATTTTGGGTGTGCTTTGTGCTTTACTTCATCAAGTTACAGGTAAACCTGTCACACTAAGCCCAACACCTCATACGCAAACGGCTATTTTTAGCTATCCAAGCCTCAAGGTACCAACCCCATTGACGCCTTGCCAAGGACAATACTGGTTTATCCATTGGTCTTGTCCTGATAAAGCTCAAAAGATAAAAAGTGACCACACACTTATGCCAACGGGTGGCTGTATAAAGGAGCAAACCAAAGCGGCCATAGTTAAGTTAGGCCTTTTAGACATCAACATCATAAAAGTAGCTAAGTGGTTGGCGCTTTCGACACGTAGCCTACAGCGACGATTAAAAGAGAAAAATACCAATTTCGCGGTGCTGCTACAACAAGTCAGAGTCCAAAAGGCAAGCCAAATGCTATTGTCAAATAACACTAGTTTTGCAGAGGTAGGGTTTGTATGCGGGTTTTCAGATCAAGCTCACTTTAGCCGCATTTTTAAAAAGTGGACGGGTATGTCACCGAAGCAATATACCCACATCAACATAGACTGATTAACTGCGCTACGCATAACCTTTGTATTACCATAACGGGGAGTTACGGATGAGCGCCACTTGGTTATCTGTATATAGCGCCCCTTGAAACTCCAAATACGCCATTTTTTTGTGTTTATTTACTGGTGCCGGAGTGACGCCTGCGTAAGACACTATGCGGTTTAGATTTTCGTTAAAGTAAATATCAACGCTGTCCATAAAAAGCCACATTCCGAGTGAGCCAGGCCCTACTTGAAAGCGATGCTTTCCTGCCTTTTCACCTTTATATGACACCGTAAAAGGTGCCAGCTTTTTAGCCTTTAAAACCGGTCCTAAACATTTTAGCTTTTCCCCGTTAAGTAGTTGCTCAACGTGCGCTTTGATAAATTCACCAAACAGTTCTGGCAGGCATAACTTGTCAGTATCTTTCTTGTTATCCTGCCAGATCAGCTCACCAGATTGGTCAAAAGCTGTGACGGTATCATCGACAATCAATAGTTTACCTAACTGCGATGGATGCCCCTTCGCTATATCGAGTTCAAAGCGCTCCGCTTGCCATGTCGCTTTGGCTTTATATAAGAAGGAATCTTGCTGTTTAACGTAGTAGGTTTTACTATTTTCACCAAATGTTGCACCTAGTAAAAGCTCAGCATGGACTATTGGGCTAGCAATCGCTAACCACGCAACTGGCACTATCATTTTGTTTTTCAAATAAAGACTTATTCTACTCATGGTTTCGCTCCTTTTAATTATTATCAATGTAAGGGCACGGCCATTAAAATTATTGAATAAATCCGCCATTTACACGTTAGTGTCAACACAAATGAAAAAAGCCAACCGCAGTCCACCTCCTACGCCGTATGCTGGCGGCGAACCAGCACTTAGCTTCAGCAATAGCAATCGCCGCGTAAAGCGCCTCCTACCCTAACGGTTTACCAGTATTTTACTTCCGCGATAGCTTCAAGTAGTCCGCTAATATCTGCGGCATATACTTCGCCAATATTACCGATCCTAAAGCAATCTGCGTTTGATACTTTACCGGGGTAAATCACATATCCTTTTTGCTTTAATGCTTCATAAAAGCGCTTAAACTCATAGCTTTCGTCAATTGGTGAATAAAAAGAAGTGATAATAGGTGAGTGCATGACTTCTGGTAACAAGGCTTCAAAACCTAGGGCTTTCATGCCGCTAACGAGCTGTTTTTGATTTTCACTGTAACGCTTAAATCGCGCAGAAGCGCCTCCCTCTTGCGCCAATTCTTCCAGTGCTTTGGCAAAAGCTCTGACAACATGCGTTGGCGAGGTAAAACGCCATTTACCGTGATGGTTTTCCATGGTTTTCCACTGGGCGTGAAGATCCAGCGAGAGTGAACGTGCTTGTCCTTCAGAGGCAACCAGCAGCGCCGTTTTTGCGATCACAAAACCAAAACCTGGGACACCTTGAATACACTTATTCGCTGAGCTAATGAGAATATCAATTTGCCACTCATGCATATCCATCTCAATACCACCAAAACTGCTCATGGCATCCAGGATCATTACTTTGTTGTGATGTTTCGCAAGCTCCGCTACGCGCTTAGCCGGGTTCAGCATCCCCGTTGTGGTTTCGCAGTGTACCATTGCTACGTGGGTGATCTCAGGGTGTTGCTCAAGCGCTTGTGAGATCTGCTCAAGTTGCGGCAATTCGGTTTCAACAAGATTTAGCGCAATCACATTAATATTTAGATAATTGGCTATCTCAATAATACGCGCACCATAGGCACCATTGTTTATAACCAGCAAAGTGCCAGACTTAGGAATAAAAGTTCCAATAGCCGCCTCTACACTTGCTGTACCACTGCCTTGCATTAAAGTTG
The sequence above is a segment of the Pseudoalteromonas piscicida genome. Coding sequences within it:
- a CDS encoding SDR family NAD(P)-dependent oxidoreductase, with the protein product MTKTVLITGGTRGVGEALVTLCLSKGYQVIATGSSTASVANAKTKQPNVSWYVCDLSEQAQLTSLANELEGKTLDIVFHNAGVQQPRDLFVTNNEVISVEQETQINFTAPIMLTRLLFDNIRRSNGTWVFVTSGLAIAPKQSSPIYCANKAGLRAFCKSFSGQIKLHQSQIKVCEAILPLVDTDMTRGRGTGKITPEQAAQEIVAGALKGQAEIKVGKMRAVMLLRKLFPNLIENIMLKA
- a CDS encoding VTT domain-containing protein, with translation MTTKVTLARRVLNWISENGKKPKAIAVLSGLSVGDFFVPALPTQTSVMLLAWLQPKKILTIALMFAIAAAVGSSILILLATILESFLQSAIPSQDSANFEKWQTFKHYINEYGLYALALMSLLPTPPRTMVVLSLLAGISGYLIVATVFFGKLLWFTAVVLIVSRAPNWLPKIPWIGKKIAKTITFQQQQLKQNVTQPISNK
- a CDS encoding helix-turn-helix domain-containing protein codes for the protein MNNHIVPRSAAFASSTMLNLLQTGLERLTAGCCSNNNGFNHALVPLETKKEFVSYVASQYGLETLLKIAIGVETLLDTPTGNALLYQSSPTSLIHKWQRLEKYIHSNHFIDCDFTDTYVKIRHRSRTSIQPSCAEDLAILGVLCALLHQVTGKPVTLSPTPHTQTAIFSYPSLKVPTPLTPCQGQYWFIHWSCPDKAQKIKSDHTLMPTGGCIKEQTKAAIVKLGLLDINIIKVAKWLALSTRSLQRRLKEKNTNFAVLLQQVRVQKASQMLLSNNTSFAEVGFVCGFSDQAHFSRIFKKWTGMSPKQYTHINID
- the phnW gene encoding 2-aminoethylphosphonate--pyruvate transaminase, giving the protein MNNDYLLLTPGPLSTSHTVKEAMLKDWCTWDDEYNQGVVQVIRKQLCEIAVADPQYRSDYSATLMQGSGTASVEAAIGTFIPKSGTLLVINNGAYGARIIEIANYLNINVIALNLVETELPQLEQISQALEQHPEITHVAMVHCETTTGMLNPAKRVAELAKHHNKVMILDAMSSFGGIEMDMHEWQIDILISSANKCIQGVPGFGFVIAKTALLVASEGQARSLSLDLHAQWKTMENHHGKWRFTSPTHVVRAFAKALEELAQEGGASARFKRYSENQKQLVSGMKALGFEALLPEVMHSPIITSFYSPIDESYEFKRFYEALKQKGYVIYPGKVSNADCFRIGNIGEVYAADISGLLEAIAEVKYW